A single region of the Hyalangium ruber genome encodes:
- a CDS encoding class I SAM-dependent methyltransferase yields the protein MKLYEELAEWWPLVSPPSHYREESGEYLRLLRSGASGPLEKVLELGSGGGNNASYLKHAFSLTLVDLSEGMLKVSRALNPECEHVPGDMRTVRLGREFDAVFVHDAVEYMTTEAELRAALETVSTHLRPGGVAVVAPDATLETFEPGESVEGEDELPGPDGRSRSLRYLMWTLPLEPGATSGAVHFALLLKERDGSVRCVHDEHQFGVFPEATWLRLFDEVGLDARPEPRTIEGTVYPTFVATKRR from the coding sequence ATGAAACTCTACGAAGAGCTGGCCGAGTGGTGGCCCCTCGTCTCGCCGCCCTCCCATTACCGCGAAGAGTCCGGGGAATACCTCCGGCTGCTGCGGAGCGGGGCGTCCGGCCCCCTGGAGAAGGTGCTCGAGCTGGGCAGCGGCGGCGGCAACAACGCCAGCTACCTCAAGCACGCGTTCTCGCTCACCCTGGTCGATCTGTCCGAGGGGATGCTGAAGGTGAGCCGCGCGCTCAACCCCGAGTGTGAGCACGTCCCCGGCGACATGCGGACCGTGCGCCTCGGGCGCGAGTTCGATGCCGTGTTCGTCCACGATGCGGTCGAGTACATGACCACGGAGGCCGAGCTGCGCGCGGCGCTGGAGACGGTCTCCACCCACCTGCGGCCCGGCGGGGTGGCGGTGGTCGCACCCGATGCCACCCTGGAGACCTTCGAGCCCGGCGAGTCGGTCGAGGGCGAGGATGAGCTGCCCGGTCCGGACGGGCGCTCGCGCTCGTTGCGCTACCTCATGTGGACGCTGCCCCTGGAGCCGGGCGCGACCTCGGGGGCCGTCCACTTCGCGCTGCTGCTGAAAGAGCGCGATGGAAGCGTCCGCTGCGTACACGACGAGCACCAGTTCGGCGTGTTCCCGGAGGCCACCTGGTTGCGGCTCTTCGACGAGGTGGGGCTCGACGCCCGCCCCGAACCGCGGACGATCGAAGGCACCGTGTACCCCACCTTCGTCGCCACGAAGCGCCGCTAA
- a CDS encoding choice-of-anchor A family protein: MKRQSRGWWVFLALTAAACGVPESADSGSARETSDPQNLSQGAPSGDEFDITPPVSVATLNSVPDVNGVHHGPVTVSIVATDDLSGVASISYSLSGATTGSGSVADAFLELQLLNEGTTTITFFARDYGYNEEYAQSIDVTINLESPPPPPPPPPPPPPPPPPPPEQCFVVDLNDYNLFVTGDYTGGTDVQGKVAAGGNIAMNNFSVGAVLQPTDTANVLVAGGNLNLTNGGVFGNVSYGGSSTTNGTVTIHRGVLAQGTPINFSAAASALQQLSSNLAGLAVSGTTRTETWGGLFLEGSDPVLNVFLVNAELFATTRYLSIHAPAGSLVVVNIVGTTASFSGFSTNFSGGINQTGVVYNFVDATSITANGFGFWGTVLAPLAHVSFSNGSFDGAIYAASMSGNAEGHLNPLIEVDLCASEPL; the protein is encoded by the coding sequence GTGAAGAGACAGTCCAGGGGCTGGTGGGTGTTTCTCGCTCTCACCGCAGCCGCTTGTGGTGTGCCGGAGTCCGCGGACTCGGGTTCGGCGCGCGAGACGTCGGATCCGCAGAACCTGTCCCAGGGGGCTCCCTCGGGGGATGAGTTCGACATCACCCCGCCGGTGAGCGTCGCAACCCTCAACTCCGTACCGGATGTGAACGGGGTCCACCACGGGCCCGTCACGGTCTCCATCGTGGCGACGGATGACCTCAGCGGCGTGGCGAGCATCTCCTATTCCTTGAGCGGCGCGACGACGGGCTCGGGCTCGGTGGCGGACGCCTTCCTGGAGCTGCAGCTCCTCAACGAAGGAACCACGACGATCACCTTCTTCGCGCGCGACTACGGGTACAACGAGGAGTACGCCCAGTCGATCGACGTCACCATCAACCTCGAGTCCCCGCCTCCGCCGCCGCCTCCTCCTCCGCCTCCGCCGCCCCCGCCTCCGCCGCCGCCCGAGCAGTGCTTCGTTGTCGATCTGAACGATTACAACCTCTTCGTGACCGGCGACTACACCGGCGGCACTGATGTGCAGGGCAAAGTGGCGGCTGGCGGCAACATCGCCATGAACAACTTCTCGGTGGGCGCGGTGCTGCAGCCCACCGACACGGCGAACGTGCTCGTGGCCGGTGGCAACCTGAACCTCACCAACGGCGGAGTCTTCGGCAACGTCTCCTACGGGGGCAGCTCCACCACCAATGGCACGGTGACGATCCACCGAGGCGTCCTGGCGCAGGGCACGCCCATCAACTTCAGCGCCGCGGCGAGTGCGCTGCAGCAGCTGTCCTCCAACCTCGCCGGGCTGGCCGTCAGCGGGACGACGCGCACCGAGACGTGGGGAGGCCTGTTCCTGGAGGGGAGCGATCCGGTGCTCAACGTCTTCCTCGTGAACGCCGAGCTCTTCGCCACGACCCGGTACCTGTCCATCCACGCGCCCGCGGGCTCGCTGGTGGTGGTGAACATCGTCGGGACGACGGCGAGCTTCTCCGGCTTCAGCACCAACTTCAGCGGGGGCATCAACCAGACCGGCGTCGTCTACAACTTCGTGGACGCCACCAGCATCACCGCCAACGGCTTCGGCTTCTGGGGCACGGTGCTGGCACCGCTCGCGCACGTCAGCTTCAGCAACGGCAGCTTCGACGGCGCCATCTACGCCGCTTCGATGTCGGGCAACGCCGAGGGTCACCTCAACCCGCTGATCGAGGTGGATCTCTGCGCGTCCGAGCCGCTCTAG
- a CDS encoding Ig-like domain-containing protein — MRFLVTLLATSLVLASCELPPGESTPEAATKTQKAFVAGSRLLKSEKAVPGRYIVVLDEKAQLQAQGAELLARQLSSLHGASVQRVYSRALHGFAASMSEAAALQLSNDPRVLYVEEDAEVSLAGTQSSAPWGLDRIDQRDLPLDQTFTYASTGSGVHAYVIDTGIRLTHTEFGGRALEGFTTVNDGNGSNDCNGHGTHVAGILGGATYGVAKDVTLHSVRVMDCTGTGLVSQVIAGIDWVNAHHVKPAVATLSLSVDRSDALNAAITASIQAGVFYAAAAGNENAYACHRSPASANLVTAVGATDSTDTRASFSNYGPCVALYAPGSNIPSAWHTTDTSTNTLSGTSAASAHVAGVAALFLEGHPLSSAEQVSAELIRQTTPDKITNAYYSPNRLLYARSCTGTDQTPPQITLTAPTQGAILSGGSYLFANATDDTGVVKVEFFVGNRSLGPGYLYSGRYLQSLDSALFSNGPEVITARAYDANCNVGVSAPVNVTIANAQNPTFDPTLGAPACTHLAYNGRCDSGGLLAGRANLGPERNAPNTLAGGEGACTDGTAGVYRESPSLERLVVSRSDGTRLAVGKEVVIQATVHASLHFAQEALDLYAAPDASNPTWTLLDTLTPTAVGAQVLSTTYLLPSGTRQAIRGVYRSGAGNGTACVPGPFNDHDDLVFPVGVEQDTTLPSVELTAPAEGATLEGLVPVSLTASDNFGVQRVEFYDGATRVGTATRAPYAMNWDTWPVPNGAHVLTARAYDVAGNVAVSTAVNVLINNDHTPPQMVFDVPVDGSFVRRQIGIQVRASDNRGVTRVDFYANGAPIGHSLGSYEYFSIGWDTRTVSNGMYVITAIAQDAMGNTLERTVTVHVDNDFFPPQTSITSPVNGVLLSGTVSIEADASDDRQVAKVDFYVDDERVGTATTAPYRLVWDSATVFNGLHRLYTVADDGRGNQGTSAHVIVEVNNAGNTRFDPSLRVPRCDSVEDRCDTQNQVRGRGHLGPELNTPNTLDTCYDGYWGRYRFDESVERVRVIREDGTALAEGKKVRIDVDVFIFSTQIDVLDLYYTSNAAQPNWKYITSVTPTAPDKTVQRLSAEYVLPVGSLQAVRAVYRIGGLPPKPCDYGLFTDRDDVAFPVGQETDAEPPMVAITSPAFGATVTETLTVTAQASDNFGVVSVDFYDGESLIGTDTEPPYSVTWQSRQGANGPRTLTAMAFDLAGNRMTSLPVTVIADNDLTPPEVFLTAPVPGARIGETVALAAEATDNLGVTRVEFYDGERMLFSDTTAPYSYDWPTRFGGPHQRILSARAYDAAGNVGFAPPVEVTALPELTPPTVSLTSPTEGSRLRGMTSLEANVTDASGVSKVEFLLDGALLATDTVAPYSLFPWDTQTVANGGHLISVRATDIYDNVRTSSEVSVVIDNAAPTLTFTSPARWATVSGRVLIQAEATDNEGVTRVDFYLEGGTLLASDTTAPYGTEWDTTEWQNGTVSLYAHAYDATNNASARIYLPVTVSQPGSATRDAALAVSRCSLPSSICDTTTLVKGRAYQEPSPPNTIRSSCADGTLYPAMQQIRRIKLSSVDGAPFEEGKPVRVEVHVTAHDTAMDALDLFYASDANTPAWTYLTTLMPSTTGPQVLSTEYMLPAGILQAVRAQFRVGGNSSSACSTGAQDDHDDLVFAVESSPVVAITAPASNTLVKGTVSVTATATDNLGVNRVEFFLDGTLIGTDTSAPYEASWNSATLADGAHTLTAKAYDAGERVGFSTAVGVIIDNTLPTVALTSPTQGALIGGTVLLEASASDNLGVARVEFYAASTLLGTAFTAPYTLLWSTLSMPEGSRQLSVRAYDGAGNVRTSSTASVTIDNVAPTVSLTEPVRNAQIRGGVLLGASASDPLGVTRVEFYVDGALIGTDTSWPYHASWDSLGWAEGPHSLTAKAYDGIGHVTTSAAVPVNVDRTPPEVALLSPAPGTKLRGTIVVEATASDTVALARVEFAINGVHFGTVYSTPYQMSWNTTLVADGTHTFTATAYDRAGNARTSSGAQVLIDNTAPTEAVLATPANNAVLRGSALLSATASDNLEMARVEFYAGETLLGTSTTAPYAITWDTTTAANTSFTLTTKAYDTAGNLTEWIGTLVTVDNAAPTAAITSPANGASLFLSATIQASASDNRGVTQVVFYDGTKVLGTDTSAPYSFSWGLLSVTKGNHTLTVKSYDAAGNVTTSAPITVKVN; from the coding sequence ATGCGGTTCCTGGTGACACTGCTCGCGACGAGCCTCGTCCTCGCTTCCTGCGAACTCCCCCCGGGGGAGTCCACCCCCGAAGCCGCGACGAAGACGCAGAAGGCCTTCGTCGCCGGCAGCCGCTTGCTGAAGAGCGAGAAGGCGGTGCCCGGCCGCTACATCGTCGTCCTGGACGAGAAGGCCCAGCTCCAGGCTCAGGGGGCGGAGCTGCTCGCCCGCCAGCTCTCCTCCCTCCACGGAGCCTCCGTGCAGCGCGTCTACTCCCGGGCGCTCCACGGCTTCGCCGCCTCCATGTCCGAGGCCGCCGCCCTTCAGCTCAGCAACGACCCGCGCGTGCTCTACGTGGAAGAGGATGCCGAGGTCTCCCTGGCCGGCACCCAGAGCAGCGCCCCCTGGGGCCTGGACCGCATCGACCAGCGGGACCTGCCCCTGGACCAGACGTTCACGTACGCCTCCACCGGCAGCGGCGTGCATGCCTACGTCATCGACACCGGCATCCGCCTGACTCACACGGAGTTCGGCGGGCGTGCCCTCGAGGGCTTCACCACCGTCAACGACGGCAACGGCTCGAACGACTGCAACGGCCATGGCACCCACGTGGCCGGAATCCTCGGCGGGGCCACCTATGGCGTGGCCAAAGACGTCACCCTGCACTCGGTGCGCGTCATGGACTGTACGGGCACGGGCCTCGTCTCCCAGGTCATCGCCGGCATCGACTGGGTCAACGCCCACCACGTGAAGCCGGCGGTGGCGACCCTGAGCCTCTCCGTCGACAGATCGGATGCGCTGAACGCCGCGATTACCGCGTCCATCCAGGCCGGCGTCTTCTACGCGGCCGCGGCCGGCAACGAGAACGCCTACGCGTGCCACCGGTCTCCCGCCAGCGCCAACCTGGTCACGGCCGTCGGGGCGACCGACAGCACGGATACCCGGGCCTCCTTCTCCAACTACGGCCCCTGCGTGGCCCTCTACGCCCCGGGCAGCAACATCCCCTCGGCCTGGCACACCACCGACACCAGCACGAACACCCTCAGCGGCACCTCGGCGGCGAGCGCGCATGTGGCGGGTGTGGCCGCGCTCTTCCTGGAGGGCCATCCGCTGTCCTCCGCGGAGCAGGTCTCCGCCGAGCTCATCCGCCAGACGACGCCCGACAAGATCACCAACGCCTACTACTCTCCGAACCGGCTCCTGTACGCGCGGAGCTGCACAGGCACGGACCAGACTCCGCCGCAGATCACCCTCACCGCGCCCACCCAGGGAGCGATCCTGAGCGGTGGGTCTTATCTGTTCGCCAACGCGACGGACGACACCGGCGTCGTGAAGGTGGAGTTCTTCGTCGGCAACCGCTCGCTCGGCCCCGGATACCTCTACTCCGGCCGCTATCTGCAGTCCCTGGACAGCGCCCTCTTCAGCAACGGCCCCGAGGTGATCACCGCCCGGGCCTACGACGCCAACTGCAACGTGGGGGTGAGCGCGCCCGTGAACGTGACGATCGCGAACGCCCAGAACCCCACGTTCGACCCCACGCTGGGAGCCCCCGCCTGCACCCACCTGGCCTACAACGGCCGCTGCGACTCGGGAGGACTGCTCGCGGGGCGAGCGAACCTCGGCCCCGAGCGCAACGCACCCAACACGCTGGCCGGGGGTGAGGGCGCCTGCACGGATGGGACGGCGGGCGTGTACCGCGAAAGCCCCTCCCTGGAGCGCCTCGTCGTCTCTCGAAGCGATGGCACCCGGCTCGCGGTGGGCAAGGAGGTGGTGATCCAAGCCACGGTCCACGCGAGCCTCCACTTCGCCCAGGAGGCCCTGGACCTCTACGCCGCGCCGGACGCGAGCAACCCCACCTGGACCCTCCTCGACACCCTGACGCCCACGGCCGTCGGCGCTCAGGTCCTCTCCACCACGTACCTGCTCCCCTCGGGTACGCGGCAGGCGATCCGGGGCGTGTACCGCTCGGGGGCCGGCAACGGCACGGCCTGTGTCCCGGGGCCCTTCAACGACCATGACGATCTCGTCTTCCCGGTGGGCGTGGAGCAGGACACCACCCTGCCGAGCGTGGAGCTCACCGCTCCGGCCGAGGGCGCGACGCTGGAGGGCCTCGTCCCGGTCTCCCTGACGGCGAGCGACAACTTCGGCGTGCAGCGCGTGGAGTTCTACGACGGCGCTACCCGGGTCGGCACCGCCACCCGCGCGCCCTACGCCATGAACTGGGACACCTGGCCGGTGCCCAACGGTGCCCACGTCCTCACGGCCCGGGCGTATGACGTGGCGGGCAACGTCGCCGTCTCCACGGCGGTCAACGTCCTCATCAACAATGACCACACGCCGCCGCAGATGGTGTTCGACGTGCCCGTGGACGGCTCGTTCGTGCGCCGCCAGATCGGGATCCAGGTCAGGGCCAGCGACAACCGGGGCGTGACGCGCGTCGACTTCTACGCCAACGGCGCCCCTATCGGCCACTCATTGGGCTCGTATGAGTATTTCAGCATCGGCTGGGACACCCGCACGGTGTCCAACGGGATGTACGTCATCACCGCCATCGCCCAGGACGCCATGGGCAACACCTTGGAGCGCACGGTCACCGTCCACGTGGACAACGACTTCTTCCCGCCCCAGACCTCCATCACCTCGCCGGTGAACGGGGTGCTCTTGAGCGGCACGGTCTCCATCGAGGCGGACGCGAGCGATGACCGGCAGGTGGCGAAGGTGGACTTCTACGTGGACGACGAACGGGTCGGCACCGCCACGACGGCGCCGTACAGGCTGGTCTGGGACTCGGCCACGGTCTTCAACGGCCTCCACCGGCTGTACACCGTCGCGGATGACGGCCGAGGCAACCAGGGGACGAGCGCGCACGTCATCGTGGAGGTGAACAACGCGGGCAATACCCGCTTCGACCCGAGCTTGAGGGTGCCGCGGTGCGACTCCGTGGAGGATCGCTGCGACACCCAGAACCAGGTCCGAGGCCGCGGCCACCTGGGCCCCGAGCTCAACACGCCCAACACCCTGGACACTTGCTACGACGGCTACTGGGGCCGCTACCGTTTCGACGAGTCCGTCGAGCGGGTCCGGGTGATCCGGGAGGACGGCACCGCCCTGGCGGAGGGAAAGAAGGTCCGGATCGACGTCGACGTGTTCATCTTCAGCACCCAGATCGACGTCCTGGACCTGTACTACACGTCGAACGCGGCCCAGCCCAACTGGAAGTACATCACCAGCGTCACGCCCACCGCCCCCGACAAGACGGTCCAGCGGCTCTCGGCGGAGTACGTTCTGCCCGTGGGCAGTCTGCAAGCCGTGCGCGCCGTCTACCGCATCGGTGGACTGCCCCCCAAGCCCTGCGACTATGGCCTGTTCACGGATCGCGATGACGTGGCCTTCCCGGTCGGCCAGGAGACGGACGCCGAGCCTCCGATGGTGGCGATCACCTCTCCCGCCTTCGGCGCGACGGTGACCGAGACCCTCACGGTGACGGCCCAGGCGAGCGACAACTTCGGCGTGGTGTCGGTGGACTTCTATGACGGCGAGTCGCTGATCGGCACCGACACCGAGCCTCCGTACAGCGTGACGTGGCAGAGCCGGCAGGGCGCCAACGGCCCTCGTACGCTGACGGCCATGGCCTTCGATCTGGCCGGGAACCGGATGACCTCGCTGCCGGTGACCGTGATCGCGGACAACGATTTGACGCCACCAGAGGTCTTCCTCACCGCGCCTGTCCCAGGTGCCCGAATTGGAGAGACGGTGGCACTGGCCGCGGAGGCCACGGACAACCTCGGGGTCACCCGCGTCGAGTTCTATGACGGTGAGCGGATGCTCTTCTCCGACACCACCGCGCCCTACAGCTATGACTGGCCCACGCGGTTCGGCGGACCTCACCAGCGCATCCTGAGCGCCCGGGCCTACGACGCGGCCGGCAACGTGGGGTTCGCGCCGCCGGTGGAGGTGACCGCGCTGCCCGAACTCACCCCGCCCACCGTGTCGCTCACATCGCCCACGGAGGGCTCCCGGCTTCGCGGGATGACATCGCTCGAGGCCAACGTCACGGATGCCTCCGGAGTGAGCAAGGTGGAGTTCCTGCTGGACGGCGCCCTGCTCGCCACCGACACCGTGGCGCCCTACTCCCTTTTCCCCTGGGACACCCAGACGGTGGCCAACGGCGGTCACCTGATCAGCGTTCGGGCCACGGACATCTACGACAACGTCCGCACCTCGTCCGAGGTGAGCGTGGTGATCGACAACGCTGCGCCCACCCTGACCTTCACCTCCCCGGCCCGCTGGGCGACCGTGTCGGGCCGGGTGTTGATCCAGGCGGAGGCCACGGACAACGAAGGGGTGACCCGGGTCGACTTCTACTTGGAAGGAGGGACGCTGCTGGCGAGCGACACGACGGCGCCCTACGGCACGGAGTGGGACACCACCGAATGGCAGAACGGGACCGTCTCGCTGTACGCCCATGCCTATGACGCGACGAACAACGCGAGCGCGAGAATCTACCTGCCCGTGACAGTGTCCCAGCCCGGCAGCGCCACGCGAGACGCTGCGCTCGCGGTGTCCCGCTGCTCCCTGCCGAGCAGCATCTGCGACACCACGACCCTGGTGAAGGGCCGCGCCTACCAGGAGCCCTCCCCGCCCAACACGATCCGCTCCAGCTGTGCCGACGGGACGCTCTACCCCGCCATGCAGCAGATCCGGCGCATCAAGTTGTCCTCCGTCGATGGCGCCCCGTTCGAGGAGGGAAAGCCCGTCCGGGTGGAGGTCCACGTCACCGCCCACGACACCGCCATGGACGCGCTCGACCTGTTCTACGCCAGCGACGCGAACACGCCCGCGTGGACGTACCTGACCACGCTGATGCCGAGCACGACGGGACCCCAGGTGCTCTCCACGGAGTACATGCTGCCGGCCGGCATCCTCCAGGCGGTGCGGGCCCAGTTCCGCGTGGGCGGCAACAGCAGCTCGGCGTGCAGCACCGGCGCCCAGGATGACCATGACGACCTGGTCTTCGCGGTGGAGTCGAGCCCCGTGGTGGCCATTACCGCGCCCGCCAGCAACACCCTGGTGAAGGGCACCGTCTCGGTGACGGCGACGGCCACCGACAACCTCGGGGTGAACCGGGTGGAGTTCTTCCTGGACGGGACGCTGATCGGCACCGACACCAGCGCGCCCTACGAGGCGAGCTGGAACAGCGCGACCCTGGCGGACGGTGCCCACACGCTCACCGCGAAGGCCTACGACGCGGGGGAACGCGTGGGGTTCTCCACCGCGGTCGGGGTGATCATCGACAACACCCTGCCGACCGTGGCGCTCACGAGCCCCACGCAGGGCGCGCTCATCGGAGGCACGGTGCTGCTCGAGGCCAGCGCCAGCGACAACCTGGGGGTGGCTCGGGTCGAGTTCTACGCCGCCAGCACGCTGCTCGGCACGGCCTTCACCGCGCCCTACACGCTGCTCTGGAGCACGCTGAGCATGCCGGAAGGCTCGCGCCAGCTCTCGGTGCGGGCCTACGACGGAGCCGGCAATGTTCGCACTTCCTCCACGGCGTCGGTGACGATCGACAACGTCGCGCCGACGGTCTCCCTCACCGAGCCGGTGCGGAACGCCCAGATTCGGGGAGGGGTCCTGCTCGGCGCCAGCGCCAGCGATCCTCTCGGGGTGACGCGGGTCGAGTTCTACGTGGACGGAGCGCTGATCGGCACCGACACCAGCTGGCCCTACCACGCGAGCTGGGACAGCCTCGGCTGGGCCGAAGGGCCTCATTCCCTCACCGCGAAGGCCTACGACGGCATCGGCCACGTCACGACCTCCGCCGCGGTCCCGGTGAACGTGGACAGAACCCCGCCGGAGGTGGCGCTCCTCTCCCCCGCGCCGGGAACGAAGCTTCGAGGCACCATCGTGGTCGAGGCCACCGCCAGCGACACCGTGGCGCTGGCGCGCGTCGAGTTCGCCATCAACGGAGTCCACTTCGGCACCGTCTACAGCACGCCCTACCAGATGAGCTGGAACACGACGCTGGTGGCGGACGGCACCCACACGTTCACGGCGACGGCCTATGACCGTGCCGGCAACGCCCGCACCTCCTCGGGGGCGCAGGTGCTCATCGACAACACGGCGCCGACGGAAGCGGTCCTCGCCACGCCGGCGAACAACGCCGTGCTCCGAGGCTCCGCCCTGCTCAGCGCCACCGCCAGCGACAACCTGGAGATGGCCCGGGTCGAGTTCTACGCGGGCGAGACATTGCTCGGCACGAGCACCACCGCCCCCTACGCCATCACCTGGGACACCACGACCGCCGCCAACACCAGCTTCACGCTGACGACCAAGGCCTATGACACGGCTGGCAACCTCACCGAGTGGATCGGCACCCTCGTCACCGTGGACAACGCCGCCCCAACCGCGGCCATCACCTCGCCGGCCAATGGGGCCTCGCTCTTCCTGAGCGCCACCATCCAGGCCAGCGCCAGCGACAACCGGGGCGTCACCCAGGTGGTCTTCTACGACGGGACCAAGGTCCTCGGCACCGACACCTCGGCCCCCTACAGCTTCAGCTGGGGCCTGCTCTCCGTGACCAAGGGAAACCACACCCTGACGGTCAAGTCCTACGACGCGGCGGGCAACGTGACGACCTCGGCTCCCATCACCGTGAAGGTGAACTGA